A stretch of the Hippocampus zosterae strain Florida chromosome 16, ASM2543408v3, whole genome shotgun sequence genome encodes the following:
- the LOC127588212 gene encoding uncharacterized protein LOC127588212 produces MSLSRESVVSVLLSEGGRVSKSKLLARFQDLLGCDDRDEKAHKRELFKSLVNSVAYVRREDDGLPYVLLKKAYRTGTPQEEEQPENVSFAGRVRRESLQTCEQRPSESPSCFGQEQPETVVNPMRHSGQELHLQTGEQEQGRLEPVVNTKILSEQALCLQTGEHEQDPAETIANTKIHAGREQFCEPQHSIPETVGNSKRHAGQEQEEEESLNKTGVDLRTRAELEQEHHLYTGDLEHGDEHKEQDSTSGAEENEVSLVTGDLGNGPPETVGVSQSRAEQEPTEHLSPLEQALQRSICSNMRITQTLNVEVTPKPYALPLRMPPTNRIEVRKLHVDPDEPPKADLFRSKVKTSVAKVSDESRIPSAVPLEPSEHEWLVKCASGQWSQVYGLLLRDCQLAEKRDFMSGFTALHWVAKCGNSDMLVKILDTSRQGGVGVDINARTHGGYTPLHLAALHQQDYVVAMLVGEYGADVTVRDNSGKRAYHYLHRDAAHSVREMLGKPKFQHTTERLYDDELFPELSKGLHSISRLFQPHLSAQRRKHKQRPAFYSFRDEPQDQRHGAAFRQRLASDAFA; encoded by the coding sequence atgtcgCTTAGCCGGGAAAGCGTTGTGTCAGTGCTTCTGTCCGAGGGGGGTCGTGTTAGCAAATCCAAGCTACTGGCAAGATTTCAAGATTTGCTTGGGTGTGACGACCGCGACGAGAAGGCTCACAAGAGGGAACTCTTCAAGAGTCTCGTCAACAGCGTCGCCTACGTCAGGCGAGAGGACGACGGCCTCCCGTACGTGCTGCTCAAGAAGGCCTACCGCACAGGGACACCGCAGGAGGAGGAACAGCCTGAGAACGTGAGTTTTGCTGGACGGGTAAGGAGAGAGAGCTTGCAGACGTGTGAACAGCGTCCATCTGAGAGTCCGAGCTGTTTTGGACAAGAGCAACCGGAGACTGTTGTGAACCCAATGAGACATTCTGGACAGGAACTGCATCTGCAGACAGGTGAACAGGAGCAGGGTCGACTTGAGCCTGTGGTTAACACAAAAATACTTTCTGAACAGGCGTTATGTCTACAGACAGGTGAGCATGAACAGGATCCAGCTGAGACTATTGCGAACACAAAGATACATGCTGGACGGGAACAGTTTTGTGAGCCGCAGCACTCTATACCTGAGACTGTTGGGAACTCAAAGAGACATGCTGGACAggaacaggaagaggaagagagcTTGAATAAGACTGGAGTAGACTTAAGGACGCGTGCTGAACTGGAACAGGAACACCATCTTTACACAGGTGATCTGGAGCATGGAGATGAACATAAGGAGCAGGACTCCACGAGTGGTGCCGAAGAGAATGAAGTGAGCCTGGTGACAGGTGACCTGGGAAACGGTCCACCTGAGACTGTGGGGGTCTCACAGAGCCGAGCCGAACAAGAACCCACAGAACATCTCTCTCCCTTGGAACAAGCCTTGCAGAGGAGCATATGTTCCAATATGAGAATCACGCAGACACTGAATGTGGAGGTGACTCCCAAACCGTATGCTTTGCCCTTGAGGATGCCCCCCACAAATAGGATTGAGGTCCGCAAACTGCACGTGGACCCGGATGAACCCCCCAAAGCAGATCTCTTTCGGAGCAAGGTGAAGACCTCTGTTGCCAAGGTGTCCGACGAGTCCAGAATTCCCTCAGCGGTGCCTCTGGAGCCTTCCGAGCACGAATGGTTGGTCAAGTGCGCATCGGGCCAGTGGAGTCAGGTTTACGGACTCCTCTTGAGGGACTGCCAGCTGGCCGAGAAGCGGGACTTCATGTCTGGGTTCACTGCCTTGCACTGGGTGGCCAAGTGTGGAAACAGCGACATGCTGGTGAAGATCCTGGACACGTCCCGACAGGGCGGCGTGGGCGTGGACATCAACGCCAGAACCCACGGCGGCTACACGCCCTTACACTTGGCCGCCTTGCACCAGCAGGACTACGTAGTGGCCATGCTGGTGGGTGAGTACGGCGCAGATGTGACCGTCCGGGACAACAGTGGCAAAAGGGCATACCACTACCTGCACCGGGACGCTGCGCACAGCGTCAGGGAGATGCTCGGAAAACCCAAATTCCAGCATACTACTGAGAGGCTGTATGACGATGAGCTCTTCCCAGAGCTGTCGAAGGGTCTGCATTCCATAAGTCGCCTTTTCCAGCCGCACTTGTCAGCCCAACGGCGGAAGCACAAGCAAAGGCCCGCCTTCTACTCATTTCGGGATGAGCCCCAGGACCAAAGACACGGCGCCGCCTTCAGACAACGACTCGCTTCGGACGCTTTTGCATAA
- the septin8a gene encoding septin-8-A isoform X3, which translates to MAATDVDVFSNEEKRSLNLGGHVGFDSLPDQLVSKSVTQGFCFNILCVGETGIGKSTLMNTLFNTMFENEEASHYQNGVYLRPRTYDLQESNVHLKLTIVDTVGFGDQINKDDSYKPIVDYIDTQFENYLQEELKIKRSLFNYHDTRIHICLYFIAPTGHSLKSLDLVTMKKLDSKVSIIPIIAKADTISKSELHKFKIKIMSELVSNGVQIYQFPTDDEAVSEINSSMNAHLPFAVVGSVEEVKVGNKTVRARQYPWGVVQVENESHCDFVKLREMLIRVNMEDLREQTHARHYELYRRCKLEEMGFKDTDPDSQPFSLQETYEAKRKEFLGDLQRKEEEMRQMFVNKVKETEAELKEKERELHDKFEQLKRMHQEEKRKVEEKRRDLEEEMNAFNRKKVAAETLSLSQPLKKDKDKKN; encoded by the exons ATGGCTGCAACGGACGTGGACGTGTTTTCG AATGAAGAGAAACGCAGCCTCAATCTGGGCGGCCATGTTGGATTCGACAGCCTCCCCGACCAACTGGTCAGCAAATCGGTCACGCAGGGTTTTTGCTTTAACATCCTTTGTGTAG GGGAGACGGGCATCGGCAAGTCGACGCTAATGAACACGCTCTTCAACACCATGTTTGAGAATGAGGAGGCCAGCCACTACCAGAACGGTGTCTACCTGCGTCCGCGGACATACGACCTGCAGGAGAGCAACGTCCACCTCAAACTCACCATTGTGGACACCGTCGGCTTCGGCGACCAGATCAACAAAGACGACAG TTACAAGCCCATTGTGGACTACATCGACACTCAGTTTGAAAACTACCTGCAGGAAGAGCTGAAGATTAAGCGCTCGCTGTTCAACTACCACGACACCAGGATCCACATCTGCCTCTACTTCATCGCCCCGACGGGACACTCTCTTAAGTCCTTGGACCTGGTGACGATGAAGAAACTAGACAGCAAG gTCAGCATCATTCCCATCATTGCCAAAGCTGATACGATCTCCAAGAGCGAACTCCACAAATTCAAAATCAAGATTATGAGCGAGCTGGTGAGCAACGGCGTCCAGATATATCAATTCCCAACAGACGACGAAGCCGTCAGCGAGATCAACTCCTCCATGAAC GCTCATCTGCCCTTTGCCGTGGTGGGAAGCGTGGAAGAAGTTAAAGTTGGGAATAAGACGGTGAGGGCCAGACAGTACCCCTGGGGTGTCGTGCAAG TGGAGAACGAGAGCCACTGCGACTTCGTCAAGCTGCGGGAGATGCTGATTCGAGTCAACATGGAGGATTTGAGGGAGCAGACGCACGCCCGCCACTACGAGCTCTACCGACGCTGCAAGCTGGAAGAGATGGGCTTTAAAGACACCGATCCGGACAGCCAGCCCTTCAg TCTTCAAGAGACTTACGAAGCCAAGAGGAAAGAATTCTTGGGAGACCTGCAGCGTAAAGAGGAAGAAATGCGACAAATGTTTGTCAACAAAGTCAAGGAGACGGAAGCGGagctgaaagagaaagagagagag CTTCACGACAAGTTTGAGCAGCTGAAGCGCATGCACCAGGAGGAGAAGAGgaaagtggaggagaagcggcgggacctggaggaggagatgaaCGCCTTCAACAGGAAGAAGGTGGCCGCCGAGACGCTCTCCCTATCCCAGCCTCTCAAGAAAGACAAGGATAAGAAAAA ttaA
- the septin8a gene encoding septin-8-A isoform X1, with translation MAATDVDVFSNEEKRSLNLGGHVGFDSLPDQLVSKSVTQGFCFNILCVGETGIGKSTLMNTLFNTMFENEEASHYQNGVYLRPRTYDLQESNVHLKLTIVDTVGFGDQINKDDSYKPIVDYIDTQFENYLQEELKIKRSLFNYHDTRIHICLYFIAPTGHSLKSLDLVTMKKLDSKVSIIPIIAKADTISKSELHKFKIKIMSELVSNGVQIYQFPTDDEAVSEINSSMNAHLPFAVVGSVEEVKVGNKTVRARQYPWGVVQVENESHCDFVKLREMLIRVNMEDLREQTHARHYELYRRCKLEEMGFKDTDPDSQPFSLQETYEAKRKEFLGDLQRKEEEMRQMFVNKVKETEAELKEKERELHDKFEQLKRMHQEEKRKVEEKRRDLEEEMNAFNRKKVAAETLSLSQPLKKDKDKKNRSVKTENQSGVSASSSKVMMAKANVEPLNCQSWWQAIQCCTCLVHSATWKPGGLF, from the exons ATGGCTGCAACGGACGTGGACGTGTTTTCG AATGAAGAGAAACGCAGCCTCAATCTGGGCGGCCATGTTGGATTCGACAGCCTCCCCGACCAACTGGTCAGCAAATCGGTCACGCAGGGTTTTTGCTTTAACATCCTTTGTGTAG GGGAGACGGGCATCGGCAAGTCGACGCTAATGAACACGCTCTTCAACACCATGTTTGAGAATGAGGAGGCCAGCCACTACCAGAACGGTGTCTACCTGCGTCCGCGGACATACGACCTGCAGGAGAGCAACGTCCACCTCAAACTCACCATTGTGGACACCGTCGGCTTCGGCGACCAGATCAACAAAGACGACAG TTACAAGCCCATTGTGGACTACATCGACACTCAGTTTGAAAACTACCTGCAGGAAGAGCTGAAGATTAAGCGCTCGCTGTTCAACTACCACGACACCAGGATCCACATCTGCCTCTACTTCATCGCCCCGACGGGACACTCTCTTAAGTCCTTGGACCTGGTGACGATGAAGAAACTAGACAGCAAG gTCAGCATCATTCCCATCATTGCCAAAGCTGATACGATCTCCAAGAGCGAACTCCACAAATTCAAAATCAAGATTATGAGCGAGCTGGTGAGCAACGGCGTCCAGATATATCAATTCCCAACAGACGACGAAGCCGTCAGCGAGATCAACTCCTCCATGAAC GCTCATCTGCCCTTTGCCGTGGTGGGAAGCGTGGAAGAAGTTAAAGTTGGGAATAAGACGGTGAGGGCCAGACAGTACCCCTGGGGTGTCGTGCAAG TGGAGAACGAGAGCCACTGCGACTTCGTCAAGCTGCGGGAGATGCTGATTCGAGTCAACATGGAGGATTTGAGGGAGCAGACGCACGCCCGCCACTACGAGCTCTACCGACGCTGCAAGCTGGAAGAGATGGGCTTTAAAGACACCGATCCGGACAGCCAGCCCTTCAg TCTTCAAGAGACTTACGAAGCCAAGAGGAAAGAATTCTTGGGAGACCTGCAGCGTAAAGAGGAAGAAATGCGACAAATGTTTGTCAACAAAGTCAAGGAGACGGAAGCGGagctgaaagagaaagagagagag CTTCACGACAAGTTTGAGCAGCTGAAGCGCATGCACCAGGAGGAGAAGAGgaaagtggaggagaagcggcgggacctggaggaggagatgaaCGCCTTCAACAGGAAGAAGGTGGCCGCCGAGACGCTCTCCCTATCCCAGCCTCTCAAGAAAGACAAGGATAAGAAAAA CAGATCCGTAAAGACGGAGAACCAGTCGGGCGTGAGCGCCTCCAGCTCCAAGGTGATGATGGCCAAGGCCAACGTGGAGCCCTTGAACTGCCAAAGCTGGTGGCAGGCCATACAGTGCTGCACCTGCCTGGTCCACAGCGCCACCTGGAAGCCCGGAGGCCTCTTCTGA
- the septin8a gene encoding septin-8-A isoform X2 — MAATDVDVFSNEEKRSLNLGGHVGFDSLPDQLVSKSVTQGFCFNILCVGETGIGKSTLMNTLFNTMFENEEASHYQNGVYLRPRTYDLQESNVHLKLTIVDTVGFGDQINKDDSYKPIVDYIDTQFENYLQEELKIKRSLFNYHDTRIHICLYFIAPTGHSLKSLDLVTMKKLDSKVSIIPIIAKADTISKSELHKFKIKIMSELVSNGVQIYQFPTDDEAVSEINSSMNAHLPFAVVGSVEEVKVGNKTVRARQYPWGVVQVENESHCDFVKLREMLIRVNMEDLREQTHARHYELYRRCKLEEMGFKDTDPDSQPFSLQETYEAKRKEFLGDLQRKEEEMRQMFVNKVKETEAELKEKERELHDKFEQLKRMHQEEKRKVEEKRRDLEEEMNAFNRKKVAAETLSLSQPLKKDKDKKKSVKTENQSGVSASSSKVMMAKANVEPLNCQSWWQAIQCCTCLVHSATWKPGGLF; from the exons ATGGCTGCAACGGACGTGGACGTGTTTTCG AATGAAGAGAAACGCAGCCTCAATCTGGGCGGCCATGTTGGATTCGACAGCCTCCCCGACCAACTGGTCAGCAAATCGGTCACGCAGGGTTTTTGCTTTAACATCCTTTGTGTAG GGGAGACGGGCATCGGCAAGTCGACGCTAATGAACACGCTCTTCAACACCATGTTTGAGAATGAGGAGGCCAGCCACTACCAGAACGGTGTCTACCTGCGTCCGCGGACATACGACCTGCAGGAGAGCAACGTCCACCTCAAACTCACCATTGTGGACACCGTCGGCTTCGGCGACCAGATCAACAAAGACGACAG TTACAAGCCCATTGTGGACTACATCGACACTCAGTTTGAAAACTACCTGCAGGAAGAGCTGAAGATTAAGCGCTCGCTGTTCAACTACCACGACACCAGGATCCACATCTGCCTCTACTTCATCGCCCCGACGGGACACTCTCTTAAGTCCTTGGACCTGGTGACGATGAAGAAACTAGACAGCAAG gTCAGCATCATTCCCATCATTGCCAAAGCTGATACGATCTCCAAGAGCGAACTCCACAAATTCAAAATCAAGATTATGAGCGAGCTGGTGAGCAACGGCGTCCAGATATATCAATTCCCAACAGACGACGAAGCCGTCAGCGAGATCAACTCCTCCATGAAC GCTCATCTGCCCTTTGCCGTGGTGGGAAGCGTGGAAGAAGTTAAAGTTGGGAATAAGACGGTGAGGGCCAGACAGTACCCCTGGGGTGTCGTGCAAG TGGAGAACGAGAGCCACTGCGACTTCGTCAAGCTGCGGGAGATGCTGATTCGAGTCAACATGGAGGATTTGAGGGAGCAGACGCACGCCCGCCACTACGAGCTCTACCGACGCTGCAAGCTGGAAGAGATGGGCTTTAAAGACACCGATCCGGACAGCCAGCCCTTCAg TCTTCAAGAGACTTACGAAGCCAAGAGGAAAGAATTCTTGGGAGACCTGCAGCGTAAAGAGGAAGAAATGCGACAAATGTTTGTCAACAAAGTCAAGGAGACGGAAGCGGagctgaaagagaaagagagagag CTTCACGACAAGTTTGAGCAGCTGAAGCGCATGCACCAGGAGGAGAAGAGgaaagtggaggagaagcggcgggacctggaggaggagatgaaCGCCTTCAACAGGAAGAAGGTGGCCGCCGAGACGCTCTCCCTATCCCAGCCTCTCAAGAAAGACAAGGATAAGAAAAA ATCCGTAAAGACGGAGAACCAGTCGGGCGTGAGCGCCTCCAGCTCCAAGGTGATGATGGCCAAGGCCAACGTGGAGCCCTTGAACTGCCAAAGCTGGTGGCAGGCCATACAGTGCTGCACCTGCCTGGTCCACAGCGCCACCTGGAAGCCCGGAGGCCTCTTCTGA
- the ccni2 gene encoding cyclin-I translates to MKGPGDAENRRLLGLLEAALVREARLWKALVFKGGCVQGADMSSSQHQDLIVWLGGMNRRFHFCPETFALGVCVLNRMLSTVKAQPKYLKCIAFTSLVLAAKINEEDEVKGSVSDLVAQSGCSFSTAEIVRMERIILDKLHWDLYTSTPVDFIHIVRSSLAKVLRLFFLVGTIFLSG, encoded by the exons ATGAAGGGTCCGGGCGACGCAGAGAACCGCCGGCTGCTCGGCCTGCTGGAGGCGGCGCTGGTACGGGAGGCGCGTCTCTGGAAGGCCCTCGTCTTCAAGGGCGGATGCGTCCAG GGTGCTGACATGTCGTCGTCCCAACATCAAGACTTGATCGTGTGGCTCGGGGGCATGAATAGACGCTTCCACTTCTGTCCAGAGACTTTTGCATTGGGCGTGTGCGTCCTCAACCGGATGCTCTCCACCGTCAAA GCGCagccaaaatacttaaaatgtATCGCTTTTACCTCCCTGGTCCTCGCTGCCAAAATCAACGAGGAAGATGAG GTCAAAGGGTCGGTCAGCGACTTGGTTGCACAGAGCGGCTGCAGCTTTTCCACGGCGGAGATCGTTCGGATGGAGCGCATCATTCTGGACAAGCTGCACTGGGACTTGTACACCTCCACGCCCGTCGACTTCATTCACATTGTAAGATCGTCGTTAGCCAAAGTtttgcgacttttttttttggttgggacTATTTTTCTTTCCGGCTAA